One segment of Tamlana crocina DNA contains the following:
- a CDS encoding TetR/AcrR family transcriptional regulator — translation MKKTKEIILETSLELFNSLGLSKVTLRTIANKMEISQGNLNYHFKKREDIIETLYFQLVQNIDSSMSSIKESKNPFQLLISISQTIMFNFYEYRFFLLDFVQIMRENEKVKTHYSELSTRREQQFLMIFKLLIENDLMRKEMLLNEYKNLYKRFQMLSEFWISDVEIHNSKTTKKVIPKYSEILTQAIFPYLTSKGQKEYHSILSVSGDF, via the coding sequence ATGAAAAAAACCAAAGAAATAATTTTAGAAACTTCTTTAGAATTATTTAATTCACTTGGCTTGTCTAAAGTGACGCTAAGGACAATTGCCAATAAGATGGAAATAAGTCAAGGGAATTTAAATTATCATTTCAAAAAGCGTGAAGATATTATTGAGACTTTGTATTTTCAATTGGTACAAAATATTGACAGTAGTATGTCAAGCATTAAAGAATCTAAAAACCCTTTCCAGTTGTTAATAAGTATTTCTCAAACAATAATGTTTAACTTTTATGAATATCGTTTTTTCCTTCTTGATTTTGTTCAAATTATGCGTGAAAACGAAAAGGTAAAAACTCATTATTCTGAATTATCTACTCGCAGAGAACAGCAGTTTTTAATGATTTTTAAGTTGTTAATTGAAAATGATTTAATGCGAAAAGAAATGTTGCTAAATGAATATAAAAATTTGTATAAACGTTTTCAGATGTTAAGTGAGTTTTGGATTTCTGATGTTGAAATTCATAATTCTAAGACTACAAAAAAAGTAATTCCAAAATATTCGGAAATTTTAACTCAAGCAATTTTTCCTTATTTAACCTCAAAAGGTCAAAAAGAATATCATTCTATTCTTTCAGTATCGGGTGATTTTTAA